Proteins from one Leptospira wolffii serovar Khorat str. Khorat-H2 genomic window:
- a CDS encoding pectin acetylesterase-family hydrolase, with translation MNRKSFWISILFFLIACSTHKKDDTAEKVLGLAVLDLLNTPYVRITPVADTFTTQVDHKDGAFTYTATFDPKCSGAPNNVNFYFFRRTMKNANTKLLINFMGGGACWDDANCFGSNTTTYFNQLNSVPDFALDIIFKGVIDQGVGANPFKDYDVIFVPYCTGDLHIGSKSTTYTRGTLHHNGYDNVISVLKFVQSAYPQLDNVFVIGQSAGGYGTLLNYPIIRETVTTISSGADVRMLSDASNGIVPTAAYGTGAAFFPKLDSSWGVEHGIGNGSGSSVTISNSNLPQWVNGIGSTYTTIGTSSVDDYFKKVAAEYPNDRIGQYTAIFDGNQRFFYNVMGQINKINAATIVYNDNTTNDPNQSGRSYSAIYGDSDGSSLTDGNSSSSNNYTTCDWSKQAISKMKGVQTSAPTNYRYYLAPGDVHTITTYNDMYSLVSGGVNFATWLNDFATGTGSLPNSVQCNDSSGSCVNKNRISNSINNSLGVVTSDGSFPIGQNLFATCGNAAGLGL, from the coding sequence ATGAACCGCAAATCGTTTTGGATATCTATACTATTCTTTTTAATAGCCTGCTCTACTCATAAAAAAGACGACACTGCCGAGAAAGTTTTGGGCCTCGCAGTTCTGGATCTTCTAAACACGCCTTATGTAAGAATCACCCCTGTCGCGGATACTTTCACTACGCAAGTAGATCACAAGGATGGGGCATTTACGTATACCGCTACTTTCGATCCGAAATGCTCCGGGGCTCCGAACAACGTAAATTTCTATTTCTTCCGCAGAACGATGAAGAATGCGAACACCAAATTGCTCATCAATTTCATGGGAGGCGGGGCCTGCTGGGATGACGCAAATTGCTTCGGTTCTAATACCACCACCTATTTTAATCAATTGAATTCGGTTCCCGATTTCGCTTTGGATATCATCTTCAAGGGAGTCATCGATCAAGGCGTGGGGGCCAATCCGTTCAAAGATTACGATGTGATTTTTGTGCCGTATTGCACAGGGGATCTTCATATAGGAAGCAAAAGCACGACTTATACCAGAGGCACGCTGCATCATAACGGATACGATAACGTGATTTCGGTCCTGAAATTCGTGCAGAGCGCTTATCCTCAATTAGATAACGTTTTCGTAATAGGCCAAAGCGCCGGAGGCTACGGTACCTTACTCAACTACCCTATCATTCGGGAAACGGTAACCACAATCAGCTCCGGAGCGGACGTGAGAATGCTTTCGGACGCTTCCAACGGAATCGTGCCTACGGCCGCCTACGGAACCGGTGCGGCATTCTTTCCCAAACTGGATAGCTCCTGGGGAGTGGAACATGGGATAGGAAACGGGAGCGGAAGTTCTGTGACCATTTCAAATTCCAATCTTCCCCAATGGGTGAACGGAATCGGGTCCACATACACCACGATCGGCACTTCTTCCGTCGATGACTACTTCAAGAAAGTGGCCGCAGAATATCCAAACGATCGGATCGGTCAATATACCGCGATATTCGACGGGAACCAAAGATTCTTTTATAATGTGATGGGACAAATCAATAAGATTAACGCTGCCACCATAGTCTATAATGATAACACGACCAATGACCCGAATCAGAGCGGTAGATCTTACTCGGCGATCTATGGGGATAGCGACGGCAGCTCTCTGACGGACGGCAATAGTTCTTCTTCTAATAATTACACTACCTGCGATTGGTCCAAGCAGGCGATCTCCAAAATGAAGGGAGTGCAGACGAGCGCTCCTACGAACTATCGTTATTATCTAGCTCCTGGGGACGTGCATACGATCACTACTTATAACGATATGTATTCCTTGGTAAGCGGCGGAGTAAATTTTGCCACTTGGCTGAACGATTTTGCGACGGGGACAGGATCGCTACCGAATAGCGTACAATGCAACGATTCTTCCGGATCCTGCGTGAACAAGAATCGAATTTCGAACTCGATCAATAATTCTCTCGGGGTGGTAACTTCCGACGGTTCGTTTCCGATTGGTCAGAATCTATTCGCGACATGCGGGAACGCCGCAGGTTTGGGTCTTTAA